CTGAAGTCCACGCCGCCCAGCAGCAGGCCGATCGGCGGCATGATGATGTCCTTGACCAGGGACGTGACGATCGTCCCGAACGCGGCGCCGATGATGATACCGACGGCCATGTCCACCACGTTGCCCTTGATCGCGAATTCCTTGAATTCCTTGAACATGGAACTTCCACCTCCTGCGTGTTGCGTGTACCGACCTAGCCCAGTTCCTTGATCACCGACCGTGCGATCACCAGCCGCTGGATCTCGCTGGTGCCCTCGTAGATGCGCGTGACGCGCACGTCGCGGTAGTAGCGCTCGACGTCGTAGTCCTTGGTGTAGCCGAAGCCGCCGTGGATCTGGATGGCCTCGTCGGCCACGTGGCCCGCGGCCTCGGTGGCCAGCAGCTTGGCCATGGCCGCCTCCTTCGTGTGCGGGCGGCCCTGGTCCTTGAGCCAGGCGGCGTGCAGGGCCGTGAGGCGGGCCGCGTGCAGGCGGGCGGCCATGTCGGCGAACTTGTCGCGGACGGTGGGGATGTGCCAGAGCTTCTCGCCGAAAGCGATGCGCTGGCCGGCGTAGCGTACGGAGGCCTCGAGGCAGGCGCGGCCGATGCCGAGGGCCTGGAAGGCGATGCCGATGCGGCCGCCGTCGAGGGCCTTCATCGCCACCTTGAAGCCGTCGCCCTCCCGGCCGAGGAGGTTGGCGGCGGGAACCCTCACCCCGTCGAACTCGACGACGCAGGTGTCGGAGCAGCGCAGCCCCATCTTGTCTTCCTTCTTGGCCACGCTCAGGCCCGGCGCGTCGCGCTCGACGAGGAAGGCGTGGACGCTGTCGTGCCCGACGCTGCCGGGGGTGCGGGCCAGCACCACGTAGTGGCGGGCGCGCGAGCCGTTGGTCACCCACATCTTGCTGCCCGTCAGCACGTAGTGGTCGCCGTCGCGGGCGGCGGCCGTGGTCAG
This is a stretch of genomic DNA from bacterium. It encodes these proteins:
- a CDS encoding acyl-CoA dehydrogenase family protein — translated: VEGDMPETLIAALREAGFFGLTFPEAYGGMGVDTLTYGLVVEELSKASAGVSVMLTVHNSVGSYPVALFGTDEVKQRFLPRMAAGEIAAFCVSEAGAGSDAAALTTAAARDGDHYVLTGSKMWVTNGSRARHYVVLARTPGSVGHDSVHAFLVERDAPGLSVAKKEDKMGLRCSDTCVVEFDGVRVPAANLLGREGDGFKVAMKALDGGRIGIAFQALGIGRACLEASVRYAGQRIAFGEKLWHIPTVRDKFADMAARLHAARLTALHAAWLKDQGRPHTKEAAMAKLLATEAAGHVADEAIQIHGGFGYTKDYDVERYYRDVRVTRIYEGTSEIQRLVIARSVIKELG